Proteins co-encoded in one Dreissena polymorpha isolate Duluth1 chromosome 12, UMN_Dpol_1.0, whole genome shotgun sequence genomic window:
- the LOC127854228 gene encoding uncharacterized protein LOC127854228: protein MMNILGEEHVWCSSDVRVLIAGDSNVHRLKSACPPNARIDFLPVSGAKYVSDRKGFRKLLHQELMSGCYDILYLHLDSNDVCCKDSNFYRCVTEILDVVFSVCTEIHVVLCVILPRDFDVRMFPRWPLSGAQLRNYCQWIRSANSMLWELSHHVPSVRYMDYAATKQKSLYLSHDGLHLSAEGARRCLASIHDDLPNQLCVEAAVQDPTEWPALSATEVPVQEHDSTIALFSDIVQTGAQPEIQDKVDASEVPVPRDIKPQTHKITVTFLCI, encoded by the exons GTGAAGAACATGTCTGGTGCAGCAGCGATGTTCGTGTTCTTATTGCCGGGGATTCCAATGTCCATCGTTTGAAGTCTGCATGTCCTCCAAATGCAAGGATTGACTTTCTGCCCGTATCTG GTGCAAAGTATGTGTCTGACCGGAAGGGCTTTAGAAAGCTGCTGCATCAAGAGCTGATGTCAGGTTGTTACGACATATTGTACCTGCATCTTGACTCTAACGATGTTTGCTGCAAGGATAGCAATTTCTACCG tTGTGTGACTGAGATCCTTGATGTTGTATTCAGTGTGTGCACTGAAATACACGTGGTGCTTTGCGTGATTCTTCCACGTGATTTTGATGTGAGAATGTTTCCCCGATGGCCACTCTCAGGGGCACAGTTGAGGAACTACTGCCAGTGGATAAGGAGCGCAAACAGCATGCTGTGGGAACTGAGTCACCATGTGCCTTCTGTGAGATACATGGACTATGCAGCAACTAAACAG aagtcCCTGTACTTGTCCCATGATGGACTACATCTGAGTGCTGAAGGGGCTAGGAGGTGTTTAGCATCCATACATGACGACCTGCCAAACCAGCTGTGTGTGGAGGCTGCTGTTCAAGATCCTACAGAATGGCCAGCTCTCTCAGCCACGGAAGTACCGGTTCAGGAGCATGACAGCACCATAGCACTCTTTTCGGATATTGTGCAGACT GGAGCTCAACCAGAGATTCAAGACAAGGTGGATGCAAGTGAAGTACCAGTTCCCAGGGACATTAAGCCTCAGACACATAAAATAACGGTAACTTTTCTATGCATTTAA